One Streptomyces sp. V4I8 genomic window carries:
- a CDS encoding NDP-sugar synthase → MHAVILAGGKGVRLRPYTTALPKPLVPIGDQHAILEIVLRQLSTAGFTHCTIAIGHLGEIIRAYVGDGTQWGLKVDYATEESPLGTMGPLLTLRDRLPGHFLVMNGDVLTDLDYADVLRTHEASGTPLTIATYARKVHIDFGVLTTDASRVVAFTEKPSIDYRVSMGVYGVSRATLGDYTPGLPLGFDELVMDLLAAGRPPYAYEFDGYWLDIGRPDDYDRANAEFTSRKSLLLKGA, encoded by the coding sequence ATGCACGCAGTGATCCTGGCCGGTGGAAAGGGCGTCCGGCTACGGCCGTACACCACCGCGCTGCCCAAGCCGCTCGTCCCCATCGGCGACCAGCACGCGATCCTGGAGATCGTGCTGCGCCAGCTGTCCACGGCCGGCTTCACCCACTGCACCATCGCCATCGGCCACCTGGGCGAGATCATCCGCGCCTACGTCGGCGACGGTACCCAGTGGGGCCTGAAAGTCGACTACGCCACCGAGGAGAGCCCGCTCGGCACCATGGGCCCCCTGCTCACCCTGCGCGACCGGCTGCCCGGGCACTTCCTGGTCATGAACGGCGACGTCCTCACCGACCTCGACTACGCCGACGTGCTGCGCACGCACGAGGCGTCGGGCACACCCCTGACCATCGCCACCTACGCCCGCAAGGTGCACATCGACTTCGGGGTGCTGACCACGGACGCCAGCCGGGTGGTCGCCTTCACCGAGAAGCCCAGCATCGACTACCGGGTGTCCATGGGCGTCTACGGCGTCTCCCGCGCCACACTCGGCGACTACACCCCCGGGCTTCCTCTGGGCTTCGACGAACTGGTGATGGACCTGCTCGCCGCCGGACGTCCCCCGTACGCCTACGAGTTCGACGGCTACTGGCTCGACATCGGCCGCCCCGACGACTACGACCGGGCCAACGCGGAGTTCACCAGCCGCAAGTCGCTGCTGCTCAAGGGGGCCTGA
- a CDS encoding NAD-dependent epimerase/dehydratase family protein produces MRILVLGATGYLGTHVVQRLRALPGARVLVGGRSPVADVRVDLATDRPQDLASALAAAAPDAVVNCAGATGGDAVTLAEVNARGPAVLCAALRDAAPGARLVHLGSAAEYGPTDPGVRVTESAATRPAGPYGATKLAGTVAVTASGLDAVVLRVGNPVGPGAPPTGLPGRVAALLADAGDDPEAMLRLGDLSAHRDFVDVRDVARAAQLAVTAPGPVPPVLNVGGGDARPVRELVRTLADAAGFRGLIAEEEAGGSTRSAQVSWQCSDITAARGALGWSPSHSLDASAAALWAAARPRARTAKGVPAR; encoded by the coding sequence ATGCGCATCCTCGTACTCGGCGCCACCGGCTACCTGGGCACGCACGTCGTACAACGGCTGCGCGCCCTGCCGGGCGCGCGGGTCCTCGTCGGCGGACGGTCCCCGGTCGCCGACGTCAGGGTCGACCTGGCCACCGACCGCCCCCAGGATCTGGCGTCGGCCCTGGCCGCGGCCGCGCCCGACGCCGTCGTCAACTGCGCGGGCGCGACCGGCGGCGATGCCGTCACCCTCGCGGAGGTGAACGCACGCGGCCCCGCCGTGCTGTGCGCGGCCCTGCGGGATGCGGCGCCCGGGGCCCGCCTGGTCCATCTGGGCTCGGCAGCGGAGTACGGGCCCACCGACCCCGGAGTGCGGGTCACGGAGTCGGCCGCGACCCGGCCCGCCGGCCCGTACGGCGCCACCAAGCTGGCGGGCACGGTGGCGGTGACCGCGTCCGGGCTGGACGCGGTGGTGCTGCGGGTGGGGAACCCGGTCGGCCCGGGGGCCCCGCCCACCGGACTGCCCGGCCGGGTCGCCGCTCTGCTCGCGGACGCCGGGGACGACCCGGAGGCGATGCTGAGGCTAGGTGACCTGTCCGCGCACCGCGACTTCGTGGACGTACGCGATGTGGCGCGGGCCGCCCAACTGGCGGTCACCGCCCCGGGACCGGTGCCGCCCGTGCTCAACGTCGGCGGCGGCGACGCCCGCCCGGTGCGGGAGCTGGTGCGGACGCTGGCGGACGCGGCCGGCTTCCGGGGCCTGATCGCCGAGGAGGAAGCCGGCGGATCGACCCGGTCCGCGCAGGTGTCGTGGCAGTGCTCGGACATCACCGCCGCCCGCGGCGCCCTCGGCTGGTCGCCGTCCCACTCCCTCGACGCCTCGGCGGCGGCACTGTGGGCGGCCGCCCGCCCAAGGGCTCGGACGGCCAAGGGGGTGCCGGCGCGGTGA
- a CDS encoding SDR family NAD(P)-dependent oxidoreductase, which produces MTSAPLAAVTGAEGFIGSHLTEALVASGHRVRAMAQYNSFSSYGWLETLPADVLDQVEIVLGDVRDPGSVRGLLEGADCAYHLAALIAIPYSYQAPHSYVDTNVTGALNVLEAVRALETPRLVHTSTSETYGIAQTVPITEDHPINTQSPYAASKAGGDRLADSYHASFGTPVVTLRPFNTFGPRQSMRAVIPTVIGQVAAGERTITLGDLRPTRDFTFVEDTARAFLAVGTAPAEQVVGRTFNAGTGGEISVGDLVALIGKVMDAPLDVQEDSARLRPANSEVMRLVADATRLTEATGWRPGNTLEEGLARTARWFTDPANLARYKTGIYNI; this is translated from the coding sequence TTGACCTCCGCACCGCTCGCCGCCGTCACCGGAGCCGAAGGCTTCATCGGCTCGCACCTCACCGAAGCGCTCGTCGCCTCCGGCCACCGCGTGAGGGCCATGGCCCAGTACAACTCGTTCTCCTCCTACGGGTGGCTGGAGACCCTGCCCGCCGACGTCCTGGACCAGGTCGAGATCGTCCTCGGCGACGTACGCGACCCCGGCTCGGTGCGCGGCCTGCTCGAAGGCGCCGATTGCGCCTACCACCTGGCCGCGCTCATCGCGATCCCGTACTCCTACCAGGCCCCGCACAGCTACGTGGACACCAACGTCACCGGCGCCCTCAACGTGCTGGAGGCAGTGCGCGCCCTGGAAACCCCGCGTCTCGTGCACACCTCGACCAGCGAGACGTACGGCATCGCGCAGACCGTGCCGATCACCGAGGACCACCCCATCAACACCCAGTCGCCGTACGCCGCTTCGAAGGCGGGCGGTGACCGGCTGGCCGACAGCTACCACGCCAGTTTCGGCACACCCGTGGTGACGCTGCGGCCGTTCAACACCTTCGGCCCGCGCCAGTCGATGCGGGCCGTCATCCCCACCGTCATCGGCCAGGTGGCGGCCGGGGAGCGCACCATCACGCTCGGCGACCTGCGCCCCACCCGGGACTTCACCTTCGTCGAGGACACCGCGCGGGCGTTCCTCGCGGTGGGCACCGCGCCGGCGGAGCAGGTCGTGGGCCGCACCTTCAACGCCGGGACCGGCGGGGAGATATCCGTCGGCGACCTCGTCGCGCTGATCGGCAAGGTCATGGACGCCCCGCTCGACGTCCAGGAGGACTCCGCGCGCCTGCGGCCCGCGAACTCCGAGGTGATGCGGCTCGTCGCCGACGCCACCCGGCTGACCGAGGCGACCGGCTGGCGGCCCGGCAACACACTGGAGGAGGGGCTCGCACGGACCGCGCGATGGTTCACCGATCCGGCCAACCTGGCCCGCTACAAGACCGGCATCTACAACATCTGA
- a CDS encoding spherulation-specific family 4 protein — protein MSLLIPLYVHPAEDPAAWHRLITCAARTYAVVLNPANGPGRAPDPAFVAAAEALRSAGARLLGYLDTDYGARDPEDITADLRRHQEWYAVDGCFLDQVPAAPHGLPDCRRLVRSARRLGASTVVLNPGVHPAPGYARLADLTVTFEGPWSQYVSDFSRPSWTTRLPAARLCHLVYGVPEPLVPLALRTAGERGAGVSGPVTGEPPNPWSRLTPALAEADR, from the coding sequence GTGAGCCTGCTGATCCCGCTGTACGTACATCCGGCCGAGGACCCCGCCGCCTGGCACCGGCTCATCACCTGCGCCGCACGCACCTACGCCGTCGTGCTGAACCCCGCGAACGGACCCGGCCGGGCCCCCGATCCGGCGTTCGTCGCGGCGGCCGAGGCGCTGCGCTCGGCGGGAGCCCGGCTGCTCGGCTACCTCGACACGGACTACGGCGCCCGCGACCCCGAGGACATCACCGCCGATCTGCGCCGGCACCAGGAGTGGTACGCCGTCGACGGCTGCTTCCTTGACCAGGTGCCGGCGGCCCCGCACGGACTGCCGGACTGCCGCCGACTGGTCCGCTCCGCCCGCCGGCTCGGCGCCTCGACCGTCGTCCTCAACCCGGGCGTCCATCCCGCGCCCGGCTACGCCCGCCTCGCCGACCTGACGGTCACCTTCGAAGGCCCCTGGTCCCAGTACGTGTCGGACTTCAGCCGCCCCTCGTGGACCACGCGGCTGCCCGCCGCACGGCTGTGCCACCTGGTCTACGGGGTGCCCGAACCGCTCGTGCCGCTCGCCCTGCGGACCGCGGGGGAGCGGGGCGCGGGCGTGAGCGGACCGGTGACGGGAGAACCGCCCAACCCCTGGTCCCGGCTGACCCCCGCACTGGCGGAGGCGGACCGGTGA
- the pgm gene encoding phosphoglucomutase (alpha-D-glucose-1,6-bisphosphate-dependent) produces MQDARAGQVAGPEDLVDVARLVTAYYALHPDPAEPGQRVAFGTSGHRGSSFAAAFNEDHIAATSQAICEYRAAQGTDGPLFLGADTHALSEPARITALEVFAANDVTVLVDQADGYTPTPAVSHAILAHNRTRTSGLADGVVVTPSHNPPADGGFKYNPPSGGPAGSEATSWIQDRANEIMTGGLKDVRRIPYSRALAAPGTGRHDFLGSYAADLPNVLDLDAIRAAGVRIGADPLGGASVAYWGRIAEQHRLDLTVVNPLTDPTWRFMTLDWDGKIRMDCSSPYAMASLIERRDRFDIATGNDADADRHGIVTPDGGLMNPNHYLAVAISYLFAHREQWPAGAGIGKTLVSSGMIDRVAADVGRQLVEVPVGFKWFVDGLADGTLGFGGEESAGASFLRRDGSVWTTDKDGIILALLASEITAVTGKTPSEHYARLTDRFGAPAYARVDAPASREEKALLAKLSPRQVTADTLAGEPVTTVLTEAPGNGAALGGIKVATANAWFAARPSGTEDVYKIYAESFLGPDHLRRVQEEARSVVLAALDA; encoded by the coding sequence ATGCAGGACGCGCGAGCGGGACAGGTCGCCGGACCCGAGGACCTCGTCGATGTGGCCCGCCTGGTCACGGCGTACTACGCGCTGCACCCGGACCCCGCCGAGCCGGGGCAGCGCGTGGCATTCGGCACCTCGGGGCACCGCGGATCGTCCTTCGCGGCGGCGTTCAACGAGGACCACATCGCGGCCACGAGCCAGGCCATCTGTGAGTACCGCGCCGCCCAGGGCACCGACGGCCCGCTCTTCCTCGGCGCCGACACCCACGCCCTGTCCGAGCCCGCGCGGATCACGGCACTGGAGGTGTTCGCCGCCAACGACGTGACCGTCCTCGTCGACCAGGCCGACGGCTACACGCCCACCCCGGCCGTCTCACATGCCATCCTCGCCCACAACCGCACCCGTACGTCCGGCCTCGCCGACGGTGTGGTGGTCACCCCCTCGCACAACCCGCCCGCCGACGGCGGCTTCAAGTACAACCCGCCGAGCGGTGGCCCGGCCGGTTCCGAGGCGACCTCGTGGATCCAGGACCGCGCCAACGAGATCATGACCGGCGGCCTGAAGGACGTACGCCGCATCCCCTACAGCCGCGCCCTCGCCGCACCCGGCACCGGCCGCCACGACTTCCTCGGCAGCTATGCGGCCGACCTGCCGAACGTGCTGGACCTGGACGCGATCCGGGCCGCCGGTGTGCGCATCGGCGCCGATCCGCTCGGCGGTGCCTCCGTCGCCTACTGGGGTCGGATCGCCGAGCAGCACCGGCTCGATCTGACGGTGGTCAACCCGCTGACCGATCCCACCTGGCGTTTCATGACGCTGGACTGGGACGGCAAGATCCGCATGGACTGCTCCTCGCCGTACGCCATGGCCTCGCTCATCGAGCGGCGCGACCGGTTCGACATCGCCACCGGCAACGACGCCGACGCCGACCGGCACGGCATCGTGACGCCGGACGGGGGCCTGATGAACCCCAACCACTATCTGGCCGTGGCGATCTCGTATCTGTTCGCGCACCGGGAGCAGTGGCCCGCGGGCGCGGGGATCGGCAAGACACTGGTGTCGTCCGGCATGATCGACCGGGTCGCGGCGGACGTCGGCCGGCAACTGGTCGAGGTCCCGGTCGGATTCAAGTGGTTCGTGGACGGCCTGGCCGACGGCACGCTCGGCTTCGGTGGCGAGGAGTCGGCGGGCGCGTCCTTCCTGCGCCGCGACGGCTCGGTGTGGACCACGGACAAGGACGGCATCATCCTGGCGCTGCTCGCCTCCGAGATCACGGCCGTCACCGGCAAGACGCCCTCGGAGCACTACGCGCGGCTCACCGACCGCTTCGGTGCCCCCGCCTACGCGCGCGTCGACGCTCCCGCCTCCCGCGAGGAGAAGGCGTTGCTCGCCAAGTTGTCCCCGCGGCAGGTCACGGCCGACACCCTGGCCGGCGAGCCGGTCACCACGGTGCTCACCGAGGCCCCCGGCAACGGCGCCGCCCTCGGCGGGATCAAGGTCGCCACCGCCAACGCCTGGTTCGCGGCCCGTCCTTCGGGCACCGAGGACGTGTACAAGATCTACGCGGAGTCGTTCCTCGGCCCGGACCATCTGCGTCGCGTCCAGGAAGAGGCCAGGTCCGTCGTACTCGCCGCGCTGGACGCCTGA
- a CDS encoding endo alpha-1,4 polygalactosaminidase, whose amino-acid sequence MRRTVTAVVAALLTLAGCSGGHAPSPDPAPGARWQPRPGLAWQWQLDGEVDPSVDVPVYDIDGFENTSDDVARLHRDGRKVICYVNVGAWEDFRPDRRDFPRSLLGKPNGWHGERWLDIRQLPLLRPLMERRFDMCRDKGFDAVEPDLVEGYGNDTGFPLTARHQLRYNRMIAAIAHERGLAVGLKNDLAQIPHLLDDFDFAVNEECAQYDECALLAPFTAAGKAVFHVEYAEPTARFCPTARKLRLSSMLKKPELDTWRRQC is encoded by the coding sequence GTGAGGCGGACCGTGACGGCGGTCGTGGCCGCCCTGCTCACCCTGGCGGGGTGCTCCGGCGGCCACGCTCCCTCCCCGGACCCCGCCCCCGGCGCGCGGTGGCAGCCGCGCCCCGGGCTGGCCTGGCAGTGGCAGCTCGACGGCGAGGTCGACCCGTCCGTCGACGTACCCGTCTACGACATCGACGGCTTCGAGAACACCTCCGACGACGTCGCCCGCCTGCACCGGGACGGCCGCAAGGTGATCTGCTACGTCAACGTCGGCGCCTGGGAGGACTTCCGCCCCGACCGACGCGACTTCCCCCGCTCCCTGCTCGGCAAGCCCAACGGCTGGCACGGCGAACGCTGGCTCGACATCCGCCAACTCCCGCTCCTGCGCCCCCTCATGGAGCGCCGGTTCGACATGTGCCGGGACAAGGGCTTCGACGCGGTGGAACCGGACCTGGTCGAGGGCTACGGCAACGACACCGGCTTCCCGCTCACGGCGCGGCACCAGCTCCGGTACAACCGCATGATCGCCGCCATCGCCCACGAGCGCGGCCTCGCCGTGGGCCTCAAGAACGACCTCGCCCAGATCCCGCACCTGCTCGACGACTTCGACTTCGCGGTCAACGAGGAGTGCGCACAGTACGACGAGTGCGCGCTCCTCGCACCGTTCACCGCGGCGGGCAAGGCCGTCTTTCACGTGGAGTACGCGGAGCCCACGGCCCGCTTCTGCCCGACGGCCCGCAAGCTGCGCCTGTCGTCCATGCTGAAGAAGCCCGAACTGGACACCTGGCGGAGGCAGTGCTGA